In a single window of the Luteibacter rhizovicinus DSM 16549 genome:
- a CDS encoding rhomboid family intramembrane serine protease: protein MITLLIILVTSVVSFFAFSNRRLMDDLILWPPALSRSREYYRLVSYGLVHADWSHLIFNMFTLYFFGRTMEGLYTQAMGPLGFVTFYIGALLFSILPTYMKNRNNASYRSLGASGAVSAVLFAYVLISPWSSIYVFIVKLPAIIYAVLFVAYSIYMDKRGGDNVNHSAHLWGAAYGVIFTIALEPSLLPRFIALLSQPSFS from the coding sequence ATGATCACGCTGCTTATCATCCTCGTGACCTCCGTGGTCTCGTTCTTCGCCTTCAGCAACCGCCGCCTGATGGACGACCTGATCCTCTGGCCGCCCGCGCTCTCGCGCAGCCGTGAGTACTACCGGCTGGTGAGCTACGGCCTGGTCCACGCGGACTGGTCGCACCTCATCTTCAACATGTTCACGCTGTACTTCTTCGGTCGGACGATGGAAGGCCTTTACACGCAGGCGATGGGCCCGCTGGGCTTCGTCACCTTCTACATCGGCGCGCTGCTCTTCTCGATCCTGCCGACGTACATGAAGAACCGTAATAACGCCTCGTACCGCAGTCTGGGCGCCTCCGGTGCGGTGTCGGCCGTCCTCTTCGCCTACGTGCTGATCAGCCCCTGGTCGAGCATCTACGTCTTCATCGTCAAGCTGCCGGCGATCATCTACGCCGTGCTTTTCGTGGCGTATTCGATCTACATGGACAAGCGCGGCGGCGACAACGTGAACCACAGCGCGCACCTGTGGGGCGCGGCTTACGGTGTGATTTTCACCATCGCGCTCGAGCCCTCGCTGCTGCCCCGGTTCATCGCGCTGCTGTCACAACCCAGCTTTTCCTGA
- a CDS encoding PhzF family phenazine biosynthesis protein — protein MSPIRYKQLDVFAARHGGGNPLGVVIDAKGWSDERMQRFAHWTNLVETTFLMPARAEGADYRARIFTPTKEIPFAGHPTIGSAHAALDAGLVTPDAAGIIWQECGAGVLPIRVEKDGKARELFVQSPKARVVGDASCAGETLSAVLYGVKLGALAPACVEGGRRWWVAEFADETALRGWRPDHAAIRALALATDTLGLCVFARSAEGLAVRAFPAGVGIVEDPASGAANGLIAAYVAARDTSGTLTKGYVVSQGREVGHDARIIIRIDGEAVWVGGCTNTIVDGHVDWTDA, from the coding sequence ATGTCCCCCATTCGTTACAAGCAGCTCGACGTCTTCGCCGCCCGTCACGGCGGCGGTAATCCACTGGGCGTCGTCATCGACGCCAAGGGCTGGTCCGACGAGCGCATGCAGCGCTTCGCCCATTGGACCAACCTGGTCGAAACCACCTTCCTGATGCCCGCGCGCGCCGAAGGCGCCGATTACCGGGCGCGCATCTTCACCCCGACCAAGGAAATTCCCTTCGCCGGCCACCCGACCATCGGCAGCGCCCACGCCGCGCTCGACGCCGGCCTGGTCACCCCCGACGCCGCCGGCATCATCTGGCAGGAATGCGGTGCCGGCGTGCTGCCGATCCGCGTGGAGAAGGACGGCAAGGCGCGCGAGCTGTTCGTGCAGTCGCCCAAGGCACGCGTCGTCGGCGACGCCTCCTGCGCCGGTGAGACGCTGTCCGCCGTCCTTTACGGCGTCAAGCTCGGCGCCCTCGCCCCGGCCTGCGTCGAAGGCGGTCGCCGCTGGTGGGTCGCCGAGTTCGCCGACGAGACCGCGCTGCGCGGCTGGCGCCCCGATCACGCCGCGATCCGCGCACTTGCCCTCGCCACCGACACCCTCGGCCTCTGTGTCTTCGCCCGTTCCGCCGAAGGTCTCGCCGTGCGCGCCTTCCCGGCCGGCGTCGGCATCGTGGAAGACCCCGCCTCCGGCGCCGCCAACGGCCTCATCGCCGCCTATGTCGCCGCGCGTGACACCAGCGGCACGCTGACCAAGGGCTACGTGGTCAGCCAGGGCCGCGAAGTGGGTCACGACGCGCGCATCATCATCCGCATCGACGGCGAAGCCGTGTGGGTCGGCGGCTGCACCAACACGATCGTCGACGGCCACGTGGACTGGACGGACGCCTGA